The proteins below come from a single Methanoculleus sp. SDB genomic window:
- a CDS encoding UDP-N-acetylglucosamine-1-phosphate transferase has translation MVTIDAFVNSLNFMFLVFFIIPFSLIILIMPYMIKKSREKGYVARDMYKRALPKVPVNGGLMILLVAMFSLSITSLFYSRYISPVNYAIIMVVSLFALFGILDDIINIGRPAKLILLYYCSYTLIPFIGITTVNLPLIGVVDFDVIYLQVIVPTYIPVVANLVNMHSGFNGLAPGLSLIVLVTLVVKSLLFGDIFNILFIVSLTGAVAGYWWFEKYPARIFWGNVGALTVGAAIGAVIVIEGFIVSGFIMLIPHTINFLLYVYWRLRTDKYPIAKFGREREDGTIEVPNPLTLKWVLPYYARVTEQQATVVMYVLTAAFCAIGFVVPG, from the coding sequence CATCATTCCCTTCTCACTTATCATCCTCATCATGCCATATATGATAAAAAAGTCGCGGGAGAAGGGGTACGTTGCGAGGGATATGTACAAACGCGCCCTTCCGAAGGTGCCGGTCAACGGTGGCCTGATGATTCTCCTGGTTGCGATGTTTTCCCTCTCCATCACTTCGCTCTTCTACAGCCGCTACATCTCCCCCGTCAACTACGCGATCATCATGGTGGTTTCCCTCTTTGCACTGTTCGGGATACTGGACGACATTATCAATATCGGCAGGCCGGCAAAGCTGATCCTGCTGTACTACTGCTCGTACACGCTCATCCCCTTCATCGGCATCACGACGGTGAATCTTCCTCTCATTGGTGTTGTCGACTTCGATGTTATTTATCTGCAGGTTATCGTCCCCACCTATATCCCGGTGGTCGCCAATCTCGTGAACATGCACTCGGGCTTTAACGGGCTCGCACCTGGGCTGTCGCTCATCGTGCTCGTGACCCTTGTGGTAAAAAGCCTGCTCTTCGGCGATATATTCAATATCCTCTTCATCGTCTCCCTGACAGGGGCGGTAGCTGGTTACTGGTGGTTTGAGAAATATCCCGCGCGGATCTTCTGGGGCAATGTCGGGGCACTGACCGTGGGTGCTGCGATTGGGGCGGTGATCGTGATCGAGGGCTTTATCGTGAGCGGTTTTATCATGCTCATTCCGCACACGATCAACTTCCTGCTTTATGTATACTGGCGCCTCCGGACCGATAAGTACCCGATCGCGAAGTTCGGGCGGGAGCGTGAGGACGGTACGATCGAGGTGCCCAACCCCCTCACGCTCAAGTGGGTGCTGCCGTATTATGCCCGGGTGACGGAGCAGCAGGCGACTGTGGTGATGTACGTCCTGACCGCGGCGTTCTGCGCAATCGGGTTCGTAGTGCCCGGATGA